From the genome of Methanothermobacter sp., one region includes:
- the fni gene encoding type 2 isopentenyl-diphosphate Delta-isomerase has protein sequence MISDRKLEHILLCTHYDVEYRKDTGFKDVELVHHALTQVNTEEIDLSIKLLGKELKSPIMITAITGGHPAALNINRALAKAAEELGIGLGVGSQRAGIEDPSLEDTYTIAREEAPSTLLIGNIGAPQVEYAEAAVEMIDADALAIHLNPLQESIQPGGDINSSGLVDSIKRIIKNIKVPVIVKETGAGICAEDALKLEEIGVAAIDIAGAGGTSWAAVETYRAEKKHLGRLYWDWGIPTAASTVEVAQTVKIPVIASGGIRSGLDAAKAIALGADAVGIALPVLKAAQKGHREVINVIKKFNESLKVAMYLAGAQNIEELKKAPLVIKGETRTWLHERGFNTSKYARRRRQ, from the coding sequence ATGATTTCAGACAGAAAATTGGAACACATACTATTATGCACACACTATGATGTAGAATACAGAAAAGATACAGGATTCAAGGACGTGGAACTCGTACACCACGCATTAACCCAAGTTAACACCGAAGAAATCGACCTGAGCATAAAATTACTCGGAAAAGAACTAAAATCACCTATAATGATAACAGCCATAACAGGGGGTCATCCCGCGGCCCTTAATATAAATAGGGCGCTTGCAAAGGCTGCTGAAGAACTAGGTATAGGATTAGGAGTTGGAAGCCAAAGAGCAGGTATAGAAGATCCATCACTCGAGGACACTTATACTATTGCAAGGGAAGAGGCACCATCAACACTCCTAATAGGGAATATTGGAGCGCCCCAAGTAGAATATGCAGAAGCTGCAGTTGAAATGATAGATGCAGACGCCCTGGCAATCCACTTAAACCCCTTACAAGAGTCCATACAACCAGGAGGTGACATAAACTCCAGTGGATTGGTAGACTCCATCAAAAGGATAATAAAGAATATAAAAGTGCCAGTAATCGTAAAAGAAACCGGTGCCGGTATATGTGCAGAGGATGCCCTTAAATTAGAAGAGATAGGAGTGGCGGCCATAGACATTGCAGGGGCAGGGGGGACTAGCTGGGCTGCTGTTGAAACATACAGGGCCGAAAAAAAACATCTTGGGAGATTATACTGGGATTGGGGCATACCAACAGCTGCTAGCACAGTAGAGGTTGCGCAGACAGTTAAAATACCAGTGATAGCATCAGGTGGGATAAGAAGCGGATTAGATGCTGCCAAGGCAATAGCATTAGGGGCTGACGCTGTTGGGATAGCCCTACCAGTACTCAAAGCGGCTCAGAAAGGCCACAGGGAGGTTATCAATGTAATAAAGAAATTTAATGAATCTCTGAAAGTGGCAATGTACTTAGCGGGCGCCCAGAACATAGAAGAACTTAAAAAAGCCCCACTCGTGATAAAAGGCGAAACAAGAACATGGTTGCATGAGAGGGGCTTTAACACATCAAAATATGCAAGGAGGCGACGACAGTGA
- a CDS encoding isopentenyl phosphate kinase, whose protein sequence is MIILKLGGSVITKKEASKPTLDHENLKRIAKEISDSLPSSLIIVHGAGSFGHPLAKKYRIGAPTSAEELQKKMMGFSIIQKWVKLLNIHVCDALRKVNLPVVSIQPSSFILAYNGRIKHADHRVITSYLERGFIPVTYGDVVLDTDENLKMSVLSGDQIIKYLGETLKPEKVILGTDVDGVFDKDPKKYPNAKLLKRIKSLKDIKYQPAGSEDATGAMHGKIKELLLLAKKGVNSEIINAKKPGNIKKALLGQRLKKTIIDGDI, encoded by the coding sequence TTGATCATATTAAAATTGGGTGGAAGTGTCATAACAAAAAAAGAAGCCTCAAAACCCACCCTAGACCATGAAAACCTTAAAAGGATCGCCAAGGAGATATCAGATTCTCTGCCATCATCCCTTATAATAGTCCATGGAGCCGGATCCTTTGGACACCCCTTAGCGAAAAAATATAGAATCGGAGCCCCAACAAGTGCTGAAGAACTGCAAAAGAAGATGATGGGATTCTCCATAATACAAAAATGGGTTAAACTTTTAAATATTCATGTATGTGACGCACTAAGGAAAGTGAATCTACCAGTTGTTTCAATACAACCCTCATCTTTCATATTAGCATATAATGGGAGAATAAAACATGCAGATCATAGAGTAATAACCTCATACCTTGAAAGGGGCTTCATACCAGTAACCTATGGTGATGTAGTGCTCGATACAGACGAAAACTTGAAAATGTCTGTACTCTCAGGCGACCAGATCATAAAATACCTCGGGGAAACACTAAAACCTGAAAAGGTTATACTTGGAACAGACGTCGACGGAGTATTCGACAAAGACCCTAAAAAATACCCAAACGCCAAACTCCTAAAACGGATAAAATCCCTCAAAGACATCAAATATCAGCCCGCAGGATCAGAGGACGCTACCGGGGCCATGCATGGGAAGATAAAAGAACTCTTACTATTAGCCAAAAAAGGGGTGAACTCTGAAATAATCAACGCCAAGAAACCAGGTAACATCAAAAAGGCCCTTCTAGGCCAAAGGCTTAAAAAGACAATTATAGATGGGGATATATGA
- the mvk gene encoding mevalonate kinase, translating to MILMVSRASAPGKAILFGEHAVVYGKPAIALAIDKRATITIKKSHKDHTRIKFDDIGLEAIISPETGLKLKKGEIGILNYILKALEFYHDSTPIKIKLEIEIPIGAGLGSSAAVTVATITALDKYHNRKIKLPSIAKRAHKVELEVQGAASPLDTSISTHGGLIYLNEEKKIEQIKGDLKDSIVIGYTQPENTAKMVKFVKERMERHPTIINHIMDTIAHTTKKAKKALETNDKETLGELMNINQGLLDAIGVNNLSLSEMIYTSREAGALGSKITGAGGGGSIIAYSPNRTKKIIETLKSKGYNAMKADPAKRGVFTKQ from the coding sequence GTGATTCTAATGGTTTCAAGGGCTTCTGCACCCGGGAAAGCCATCCTATTCGGAGAACATGCTGTAGTCTATGGCAAACCAGCCATAGCACTCGCAATAGACAAAAGAGCCACCATAACCATCAAAAAATCCCATAAAGACCATACAAGGATAAAATTTGATGATATCGGCCTAGAGGCCATAATCAGCCCGGAAACCGGATTAAAGTTAAAGAAGGGTGAAATAGGCATTCTAAATTATATCCTTAAGGCCCTAGAATTTTATCATGATTCCACACCCATCAAAATAAAACTTGAAATCGAAATACCCATAGGGGCTGGTTTGGGCTCATCAGCCGCTGTTACAGTCGCCACAATAACAGCACTCGACAAATACCACAATAGGAAGATCAAATTACCTTCAATCGCCAAAAGAGCCCACAAAGTCGAATTAGAAGTTCAAGGTGCCGCGAGTCCACTAGACACATCCATATCAACACACGGAGGCCTAATATACCTCAACGAGGAGAAAAAAATAGAACAAATCAAAGGAGACCTCAAAGATTCCATAGTCATAGGATACACACAACCAGAAAATACTGCAAAGATGGTTAAATTCGTGAAAGAAAGGATGGAACGCCACCCCACCATCATAAACCATATCATGGACACCATAGCACACACCACAAAAAAAGCAAAAAAAGCACTGGAAACCAATGACAAAGAAACCCTCGGAGAATTAATGAACATAAACCAAGGCCTCCTAGACGCAATAGGTGTCAACAATCTTAGCTTATCAGAGATGATATACACTAGTAGGGAAGCAGGGGCATTAGGCTCCAAGATAACAGGAGCAGGCGGAGGCGGAAGTATAATAGCATACTCACCCAATAGAACAAAAAAAATCATAGAAACCCTAAAAAGTAAAGGATATAATGCCATGAAAGCAGACCCTGCAAAGAGAGGAGTTTTCACAAAACAATAA